A part of Longimicrobiaceae bacterium genomic DNA contains:
- a CDS encoding bifunctional UDP-3-O-[3-hydroxymyristoyl] N-acetylglucosamine deacetylase/3-hydroxyacyl-ACP dehydratase, translating to MSTPRQNTIGAPREAEGTGLHTGVRARLRLLPAPVNTGIVFRRTDLPGSPEVPALVGNVVDTDHGTTIAAGEARVHTVEHLLSAVVALGIDNLLVELDAHEPPAGDGSAKLFLDLLADAGIEEQDAPARILSVDEAFSVEEKGSTYVVAPSPDYRVSTTIEFEHPLIGRQFGSFRVSPESFGREVGPARTFCYERDVAALRERGLAQGGTVENAVVLTETGLVEGMELRFPDEFVRHKALDVVGDLALVGARLAAHVVAERPGHRGNVALARELVARREKKALARPILNIEQIMQYLPHRYPFLLVDRVVEFEERKRIVGLKNVTINEPFFQGHFPGRPVMPGVLIIEAMAQVGGLLVLENVENLEDKVIYFLGVDNVRWRRPVTPGDQLRFEVELTQVRGATVKMRGVGTVDGQLAAEADMMARVVER from the coding sequence ATGAGCACGCCGAGACAGAACACGATCGGGGCCCCGCGGGAGGCCGAGGGAACGGGCCTGCACACCGGCGTGCGGGCCCGCCTGCGCCTCCTCCCGGCCCCGGTGAACACCGGGATCGTCTTCCGCCGCACGGACCTGCCGGGCTCGCCCGAGGTGCCGGCGCTGGTCGGCAACGTGGTCGACACGGACCACGGCACCACCATCGCCGCCGGGGAGGCCCGCGTCCACACGGTGGAGCACCTCCTTTCCGCCGTGGTGGCGCTGGGGATCGACAACCTGCTGGTGGAGCTGGACGCGCACGAGCCGCCGGCCGGCGACGGGAGCGCGAAGCTCTTCCTGGATCTCCTGGCCGACGCCGGGATCGAGGAGCAGGATGCGCCGGCGCGGATCCTCTCCGTCGACGAAGCGTTCTCGGTGGAGGAGAAGGGCTCCACCTACGTGGTGGCGCCCTCGCCGGACTACCGGGTCTCCACCACGATCGAGTTCGAGCATCCGCTGATCGGCCGGCAGTTCGGCTCCTTCCGGGTCTCTCCGGAGAGCTTCGGCCGCGAGGTCGGCCCGGCGCGCACCTTCTGCTACGAGCGGGACGTGGCGGCGCTCCGCGAGCGGGGGCTGGCACAGGGCGGCACGGTGGAGAACGCCGTGGTCCTCACCGAGACGGGGCTGGTGGAGGGGATGGAGCTTCGCTTCCCGGACGAGTTCGTTCGCCACAAGGCGCTGGACGTGGTGGGCGACCTGGCGCTGGTCGGCGCCCGCCTGGCCGCGCACGTGGTGGCGGAGCGGCCGGGCCACCGCGGGAACGTGGCGCTGGCGCGGGAGCTGGTCGCCCGGCGCGAGAAGAAGGCGCTCGCCCGGCCGATCCTGAACATCGAGCAGATCATGCAGTACCTGCCGCACCGCTACCCCTTCCTCCTGGTGGACCGGGTGGTGGAGTTCGAGGAGCGGAAGCGCATCGTGGGGCTCAAGAACGTGACCATCAACGAGCCCTTCTTCCAGGGCCACTTCCCGGGCCGGCCGGTGATGCCCGGGGTGCTGATCATCGAAGCGATGGCGCAGGTGGGCGGGCTCCTGGTGCTGGAGAACGTGGAGAACCTGGAGGACAAGGTCATCTACTTCCTCGGGGTGGACAACGTCCGCTGGCGCCGGCCCGTCACCCCGGGCGACCAGCTCCGGTTCGAGGTGGAGCTGACCCAGGTGCGCGGGGCCACGGTGAAGATGCGCGGCGTGGGCACCGTGGACGGCCAGCTCGCCGCCGAGGCGGACATGATGGCGCGCGTGGTGGAGCGGTAG
- the lpxD gene encoding UDP-3-O-(3-hydroxymyristoyl)glucosamine N-acyltransferase, whose translation MPELTVSEIAELVGGEVQGDPARPIRGVAALDAAGPEHLSFVANPRYLPYLDASSAGAVLVARGLDCTPPAGTAEIRVDDPHAALAAVLPLLYPEIPEPPGVHPTAVVGEGAEVGEGASVGAYAVVGRGVRIGPRARIGAQAVVGDGCVVGADSVLHPHVTLYRGVTLGERCIVHSGTRLGADGFGYAFVEGAHRKVPQVGGCRIEDDVEIGANCTIDRGSVGDTVVGRGTKIDNLVMIGHNCRIGRHVIVVSQVGISGSTTVGDYAVLGGQAGVQGHISIGAGARVGGQAGVIGDVPAGETVSGYPARPHREAMRVSAHLFRLPELVKQVRRLERAVFGKAEGTQTD comes from the coding sequence ATGCCGGAGCTGACCGTTTCCGAGATCGCGGAGTTGGTGGGTGGAGAGGTGCAGGGCGACCCCGCGCGGCCGATCCGCGGGGTGGCGGCGCTGGACGCCGCCGGGCCGGAGCACCTTTCGTTCGTTGCCAACCCCCGGTACCTCCCGTATCTTGATGCCTCTTCGGCCGGGGCGGTGCTGGTGGCGCGCGGGCTGGACTGCACGCCCCCGGCGGGGACCGCGGAGATCCGCGTGGACGATCCTCACGCGGCGCTTGCCGCGGTGCTCCCGCTGCTCTACCCCGAGATCCCCGAGCCACCGGGTGTCCACCCCACCGCCGTGGTCGGCGAGGGGGCGGAGGTCGGAGAGGGCGCGAGCGTGGGGGCGTACGCCGTGGTCGGGCGGGGGGTCCGGATCGGGCCGCGCGCGCGGATCGGCGCGCAGGCGGTGGTCGGGGACGGGTGCGTGGTGGGCGCGGATTCGGTCCTCCATCCGCACGTGACGCTCTACCGCGGGGTGACGCTGGGCGAGCGCTGCATCGTCCACTCGGGGACGCGGCTGGGGGCCGACGGCTTCGGCTACGCGTTCGTGGAAGGCGCGCATCGCAAGGTCCCCCAGGTGGGGGGGTGCCGCATCGAGGACGACGTGGAGATCGGCGCCAACTGCACCATCGACCGCGGCTCGGTGGGCGACACGGTGGTGGGGCGGGGCACCAAGATCGACAACCTGGTGATGATCGGCCACAACTGCCGCATCGGGCGGCACGTGATCGTGGTCTCGCAGGTGGGGATCTCCGGGAGCACCACGGTGGGCGACTACGCGGTGCTCGGCGGGCAGGCGGGGGTGCAGGGGCACATCTCCATCGGGGCCGGAGCCCGGGTGGGCGGGCAGGCCGGGGTGATCGGCGACGTGCCGGCCGGGGAGACGGTCTCGGGCTACCCGGCGCGGCCGCACCGCGAGGCGATGCGCGTGAGCGCGCACCTCTTCCGGCTGCCGGAGCTGGTGAAGCAGGTCCGCCGCCTGGAGCGGGCGGTGTTCGGAAAAGCAGAGGGAACCCAAACCGACTGA
- the bamA gene encoding outer membrane protein assembly factor BamA: MGRVAVLAALLGITATGAAVPSARAQEPTPTAPPAQQPATVLDSVEVRGNQRVGEAAIRTTSGLRPGTVLRGPEIQTAIRRLMATGNFESVEILSRDTPGPGVTLVVQVSERPLIAQYEFEGLRSVSASTVRDTVGLRPNQPLNPALVVRTEQMIRELLAKQGLQVASIDTALTPVSSPAGAYRLTFNVREGNRLAIADIDFQGNQAFSDDALQGAMRTKEEGFFWFRSGRFDRETFQADLRERLPSFYGARGYIDFAVLSDTLVVDPQTGKARLVVDVAEGPQYRLGEFRVEGNSRFPTDEVARLYIVERGSVLGLPFGGGGQREKGQVFNRAALDDATGELRRMYNNEGYLYAQVEPIIRRVPASAPGESPTVNVVWAISEQQPFYVRSVNIEGNTFTHESVIRERLLVLPGDVYNEERLIASYTSIGALGFFETPLPTPDIRPDPETGEVDITFVVKEKQTGQISFGTMIGGSYAGRGGGFSGYLSYAQPNLFGQGKQASLRGELGYGRTALEASYTDPAVFGTRNSASASVFHTGDRYFTFGNVRRLRTGGSLQVGLPVPGLFRTRAFVGYSLSRTGYFGPNDEDCAPESTEIECLPDATASSLSLALTRDTKSHPLFPISGTRQSLSVAQTGGPLGGDGSFQKVSTDLEWWVPVARVGGSAPGQRPIRMALGLNARAGTIFGDASLFPFEQFYAGGTRLGQPLRGYPDASINALGFDESCGGSSFRLECLGNSFFTVSAEYAVRVTDQLSVSAFGDAGNVWRRAEQFNPNRLFRGAGFGGTVVTPFGPIGLDIAYGFDRPVPGWEVHFKFGQGF, translated from the coding sequence ATGGGGAGGGTCGCGGTTCTCGCGGCCCTCCTCGGCATTACAGCGACGGGCGCGGCCGTTCCCTCCGCACGCGCCCAGGAACCGACCCCCACCGCACCTCCCGCGCAGCAGCCGGCTACCGTCCTCGACTCGGTCGAGGTCCGGGGCAACCAGCGCGTGGGTGAAGCGGCGATCCGCACCACCTCGGGGCTCCGCCCCGGGACGGTGCTGCGCGGGCCGGAGATCCAGACGGCGATCCGCCGCCTCATGGCGACGGGGAACTTCGAGTCGGTGGAGATCCTTTCGCGGGACACCCCCGGCCCAGGCGTGACGCTGGTGGTGCAGGTCAGCGAGCGTCCGCTCATCGCGCAGTACGAGTTCGAGGGGCTGCGCAGCGTGAGCGCGAGCACCGTGCGCGACACGGTGGGGCTGCGGCCCAACCAGCCGCTGAACCCGGCGCTGGTGGTCCGGACGGAGCAGATGATCCGCGAGCTCCTCGCCAAGCAGGGGCTCCAGGTCGCTTCCATCGACACGGCGCTGACCCCGGTGAGCTCGCCGGCGGGGGCCTACCGCCTGACGTTCAACGTCCGGGAGGGGAACCGGCTGGCGATCGCGGACATCGACTTCCAGGGGAACCAGGCGTTCTCGGACGACGCGCTCCAGGGCGCGATGCGCACGAAGGAGGAGGGGTTCTTCTGGTTCCGCTCCGGGCGCTTCGACCGGGAGACATTCCAGGCCGACCTGCGCGAGCGCCTGCCGTCGTTCTACGGCGCGCGGGGGTACATCGACTTCGCCGTGCTCTCCGACACGCTGGTGGTCGACCCGCAGACCGGGAAGGCACGCCTCGTGGTGGACGTCGCCGAGGGGCCGCAGTACCGCCTGGGCGAGTTCCGGGTGGAGGGGAACTCGCGCTTCCCCACCGACGAGGTGGCGCGGCTGTACATCGTCGAGCGCGGATCCGTGCTCGGCCTCCCCTTCGGTGGGGGCGGCCAGCGCGAAAAGGGCCAGGTCTTCAACCGGGCCGCCCTGGACGACGCCACGGGCGAGCTGCGGCGGATGTACAACAACGAGGGGTACCTGTACGCCCAGGTGGAGCCGATCATCCGCCGGGTGCCCGCCTCCGCCCCGGGCGAGTCGCCCACGGTGAACGTGGTCTGGGCCATCTCCGAGCAGCAGCCTTTCTACGTCCGCTCGGTGAACATCGAGGGGAACACCTTCACCCACGAGTCGGTGATCCGCGAGCGCCTGCTGGTGCTCCCGGGCGACGTGTACAACGAGGAGCGGCTGATCGCCAGCTACACCAGCATCGGCGCGCTCGGGTTCTTCGAGACCCCGCTCCCGACGCCGGACATCCGGCCTGACCCCGAGACGGGCGAGGTGGACATCACCTTCGTCGTCAAGGAGAAGCAGACGGGGCAGATCAGCTTCGGCACCATGATCGGCGGGAGCTACGCCGGGCGCGGCGGCGGCTTCTCGGGCTACCTGAGCTACGCGCAGCCCAACCTCTTCGGGCAGGGGAAGCAGGCCAGCCTGCGCGGGGAGCTGGGCTACGGGCGGACCGCGCTGGAAGCGTCGTACACGGACCCGGCGGTGTTCGGGACCCGGAACTCCGCGAGCGCTTCCGTGTTCCACACCGGCGACCGCTACTTCACCTTCGGGAACGTGCGGCGCCTGCGGACCGGCGGCTCGCTGCAGGTGGGCCTCCCGGTGCCCGGGCTCTTCCGGACGCGGGCGTTCGTTGGGTACTCGCTGTCGCGGACGGGCTACTTCGGCCCGAACGACGAGGACTGCGCGCCCGAGTCCACGGAGATCGAGTGCCTTCCGGACGCGACGGCGAGCAGCCTATCGCTGGCGCTGACCCGCGACACCAAGAGCCACCCGCTCTTCCCGATCTCGGGGACGCGGCAGTCGCTGTCGGTGGCGCAGACGGGCGGGCCGCTCGGCGGCGACGGGAGCTTCCAGAAGGTTTCCACCGATCTGGAGTGGTGGGTGCCGGTCGCGCGGGTGGGCGGGTCCGCACCGGGGCAGCGGCCGATCCGGATGGCGCTGGGGCTGAATGCCCGCGCGGGGACGATCTTCGGCGACGCCTCGCTCTTCCCGTTCGAGCAGTTCTACGCGGGCGGGACGCGCCTGGGCCAGCCGCTCCGCGGCTACCCGGACGCCTCGATCAACGCCCTGGGCTTCGACGAGAGCTGCGGCGGGAGCAGCTTCCGGCTGGAATGCCTGGGGAACTCGTTCTTCACGGTGTCCGCGGAGTACGCGGTGCGGGTCACCGACCAGCTCTCCGTCTCGGCGTTCGGGGACGCGGGGAACGTCTGGCGGAGGGCGGAGCAGTTCAACCCGAATCGGCTCTTCCGCGGCGCCGGGTTCGGGGGAACGGTGGTGACCCCGTTCGGCCCGATCGGTCTGGACATCGCGTACGGCTTCGACAGGCCGGTGCCGGGCTGGGAGGTGCACTTCAAGTTCGGTCAGGGCTTCTGA
- a CDS encoding Gfo/Idh/MocA family oxidoreductase, protein MNGSALPVGVVGVGSLGFHHARILRDVPGARLAGVYDVDEARAARVAEELGVRAFAALEELLAGVEAAVVAVPTTRHAEVALAALERGVHLLIEKPIASTLEEADRIVGAAEAAGVLVATGHVERFNGALRACEEHLEGPRFVESHRLAPFNPRGTDVAVVLDLMIHDIDLVLGLVGREVEEVHAIGVPVLTGSTDIANARMGFEGGAVANITASRVSLERMRKIRFFQSSGYMSLDLAAGTGEFLRLRKGARLPEGEVGPAALLGLVDRVELRGDGNEPLRAELESWVRAVRGEGPLVVSGHDGRRALAVALDILGRIEHNGASWQPA, encoded by the coding sequence GTGAACGGCTCCGCGCTCCCCGTGGGGGTGGTGGGGGTCGGCTCGCTGGGCTTCCACCATGCGCGAATCCTGCGGGACGTCCCGGGGGCACGGCTCGCCGGGGTGTACGACGTGGACGAGGCGCGCGCCGCGAGGGTGGCGGAGGAGCTCGGCGTCCGCGCCTTCGCGGCGCTGGAGGAGCTGCTGGCCGGAGTGGAGGCGGCGGTGGTCGCGGTTCCCACCACGCGCCACGCGGAGGTCGCCCTGGCGGCGCTGGAGCGCGGGGTGCACCTGCTGATCGAGAAGCCGATCGCCTCCACGCTGGAAGAGGCGGACCGGATCGTCGGCGCGGCGGAGGCCGCGGGAGTGCTGGTGGCGACCGGGCACGTGGAGCGCTTCAACGGGGCGCTGCGCGCCTGCGAGGAGCACCTGGAGGGGCCCCGCTTCGTGGAGTCGCACCGGCTGGCGCCCTTCAACCCGCGCGGGACCGACGTGGCGGTGGTGCTGGACCTGATGATCCACGACATCGACCTCGTCCTGGGGCTGGTGGGGCGCGAGGTGGAGGAAGTGCACGCCATCGGGGTGCCGGTGCTCACCGGGAGCACCGACATCGCCAACGCGCGCATGGGCTTCGAGGGTGGCGCCGTGGCGAACATCACCGCGTCGCGCGTGTCGCTGGAGCGGATGCGGAAGATCCGCTTCTTCCAGAGTTCGGGGTACATGTCGCTGGACCTGGCGGCGGGGACGGGGGAATTCCTGCGGCTGAGGAAGGGCGCGCGCCTCCCCGAGGGGGAGGTCGGCCCCGCGGCGCTGCTGGGGCTGGTGGACCGCGTGGAGCTGCGCGGAGACGGCAACGAGCCGCTCCGCGCGGAGCTGGAGTCGTGGGTGCGCGCGGTCCGCGGCGAGGGGCCGCTGGTGGTGAGCGGGCACGACGGGCGGCGGGCGCTCGCGGTGGCGCTGGACATCCTGGGACGGATCGAGCACAATGGTGCCTCCTGGCAGCCGGCCTAG
- the lpxA gene encoding acyl-ACP--UDP-N-acetylglucosamine O-acyltransferase: MATLTEAQIHPTAIVDPAAELGEGVSVGPYSIIGPEARIGPGTQVGPHVLIEGDTTVGAECVLHKGAVLGTAPQDLKYRGEPTRLVVGDRTHVREYATLNRGTAASGVTSVGSDCLLMSYVHVAHDCRIGNHVILSNAVNMAGHVAIEDWVIVGGMTPIHQFVRIGQHAFVGGQSRIAKDVPPYVKAAGIPLQLYGLNSVGLQRRGFPEEVRRELKRAYRLFFASAHNTTQALARAREELREIPEVENFLAFFERSERGVSV, encoded by the coding sequence ATGGCGACCTTGACCGAAGCGCAGATCCACCCCACCGCGATCGTGGACCCGGCCGCGGAGCTGGGCGAGGGCGTGTCGGTGGGCCCGTACAGCATCATCGGCCCGGAGGCCAGGATCGGGCCGGGAACGCAGGTGGGCCCGCACGTCCTGATCGAGGGCGACACCACCGTGGGCGCGGAGTGCGTGCTCCACAAGGGCGCGGTGCTGGGGACTGCTCCGCAGGACCTGAAGTACCGCGGCGAGCCGACCCGCCTGGTGGTGGGCGACCGCACCCACGTGCGCGAGTACGCCACGCTCAACCGCGGGACCGCGGCGAGCGGGGTGACGTCGGTGGGGAGCGACTGCCTGCTGATGTCGTACGTCCACGTGGCGCACGACTGCCGCATAGGGAACCACGTGATCCTCTCCAACGCCGTGAACATGGCGGGGCACGTGGCCATCGAGGACTGGGTGATCGTGGGCGGGATGACGCCGATCCACCAGTTCGTCCGCATCGGGCAGCATGCCTTCGTGGGCGGGCAGTCGCGGATCGCCAAGGACGTGCCCCCGTACGTGAAGGCGGCGGGGATCCCCCTGCAGCTCTACGGCCTGAACTCCGTGGGGCTGCAGCGGCGCGGCTTCCCGGAGGAGGTGCGCCGGGAGCTGAAGCGGGCGTACCGGCTCTTCTTCGCTTCCGCGCACAACACGACGCAGGCGCTCGCCCGTGCGCGCGAGGAGCTCCGGGAGATCCCGGAGGTGGAGAACTTCCTGGCCTTCTTCGAGCGGAGCGAGCGGGGGGTGTCGGTGTGA
- a CDS encoding OmpH family outer membrane protein: protein MKRFLSASGLLALALLAGAVRPAEAQAPKFGYVNTDKILSGIPAAAQALQQLEAAATAYQTRADSLGRQFQAMQQAFSNLPVTATAERRQQEQQRLQTTMQQYQQQLQPLQQAAEEREQALQLLVQPYVRRIPEIVEQIRREQNYSMIFSVGESGLVAADPSLDLSDTVRQRLLASPAPAAPAQQPPARRP from the coding sequence ATGAAGCGTTTTCTGTCCGCCAGCGGTCTCCTGGCACTCGCCCTCCTGGCCGGGGCGGTGCGCCCCGCCGAGGCGCAGGCACCGAAGTTCGGCTACGTGAACACGGACAAGATCCTGTCCGGGATCCCCGCGGCGGCGCAGGCGCTGCAGCAGCTCGAGGCCGCCGCCACGGCGTACCAGACTCGCGCGGACTCGCTGGGCCGGCAGTTCCAGGCCATGCAGCAGGCGTTCAGCAACCTCCCGGTGACCGCCACCGCGGAGCGCCGCCAGCAGGAGCAGCAGCGCCTGCAGACGACCATGCAGCAGTACCAGCAGCAGCTTCAGCCGCTGCAGCAGGCGGCCGAGGAGAGGGAGCAGGCGCTCCAACTCCTCGTGCAGCCGTACGTGCGCCGCATCCCCGAGATCGTGGAGCAGATCCGCCGCGAGCAGAACTACTCGATGATCTTCAGCGTGGGGGAGAGCGGGCTGGTGGCGGCCGATCCGTCGCTGGACCTCAGCGACACGGTCCGGCAGCGGCTCCTCGCTTCTCCGGCCCCGGCGGCGCCGGCGCAGCAGCCGCCCGCACGCCGTCCGTAG